The following proteins are co-located in the Castanea sativa cultivar Marrone di Chiusa Pesio chromosome 8, ASM4071231v1 genome:
- the LOC142606160 gene encoding subtilisin-like protease SBT4.3, whose translation MGSLPTGQYSPLSNHFNLLQEVVEGSSVENFLLRSYKRSFNGFVAKLTDLERQKLASRKEVVSVFPSKTYQLHTTRSWDFIGLSGTVERNAAAESNVTVGFIDTGIWPESESFNDDGFGPPPKKWKGECKGGKNFTCNNKIIGARYYKSSNESKTARDDIGHGSHTASTAAGNKVKDVSFYGIAQGTARGGVPSARIAAYKACYPDGCEDASILAAFDDAIADGVDIISISLGPNLPASDFSHDAVAIGAFHAMEKGILTSQSAGNSGPDKATVGSISPWILSVAASSTDRQIIDKVVLGNGKTLAGIGINGFSLNGTTFPLVDGKNAVVSECSDSSFCIVGCLNSTLVKGKIVLCDKPQGDDGASSAGAVGSILKNEPFDYDASIFLLPASSLSVDRHDIVASYINSTKEPRATILKSEAVKDRNTPKIASFSSRGPNIFAPEILKPDITAPGTEILAAYSPIASPTSYDEDKRRVKYSILSGTSMACPHASGVAAYVKTFHPNWSAAAIKSAIMTTASPMNATKSLAAEFAYGSGQINPTKAVDPGLVYDASKEDYINLLCSLGYDEKDLRLISGDNSTCPKVSTKTLARNLNYPSMTAMVKPSKSFNVTFHRTVTNVGYANSTYTATTFTISKVKIVVEPEVLSFKSLYEKKSFVVSVTGGQRVLPTDYSMASSSLVWSDGSHSVRSPVFVFALLT comes from the exons ATGGGGTCACTTCCTACGGGGCAATACTCACCGTTGTCTAACCACTTTAATTTGCTTCAAGAAGTTGTTGAGGGCAG TTCTGTAGAAAATTTCTTGCTTAGAAGTTACAAAAGGAGTTTCAATGGATTTGTTGCCAAGCTCACTGATCTTGAAAGACAAAAGCTTGCTA GTAGGAAGGAAGTAGTCTCTGTTTTTCCAAGCAAAACTTACCAACTACACACAACAAGGTCTTGGGACTTTATTGGTTTATCCGGGACAGTTGAAAGGAATGCTGCTGCTGAGAGTAATGTCACAGTTGGCTTCATTGACACTGGAATCTGGCCTGAATCAGAGAGCTTCAATGATGATGGATTTGGTCCTCCTCCCAAGAAGTGGAAGGGTGAATGTAAAGGAGGCAAAAATTTCACTTGCAATAA CAAGATCATTGGAGCTCGATATTACAAATCATCAAATGAAAGTAAGACTGCAAGGGACGATATAGGTCATGGAAGCCATACTGCCTCAACGGCAGCTGGCAACAAAGTAAAGGATGTCAGTTTCTATGGAATTGCTCAAGGTACTGCAAGAGGAGGGGTTCCCTCTGCGAGGATTGCAGCATATAAAGCCTGCTATCCAGATGGCTGTGAAGACGCAAGTATATTGGCAGCTTTCGACGATGCTATTGCTGATGGAGTTGACATCATTTCCATTTCATTAGGACCAAATTTACCCGCTTCAGATTTCAGCCATGATGCTGTTGCGATTGGTGCTTTTCATGCGATGGAGAAAGGAATATTAACTTCTCAATCTGCAGGCAACAGTGGTCCAGATAAAGCTACTGTGGGAAGTATATCTCCATGGATACTTAGTGTAGCAGCAAGCAGCACAGATCGCCAAATCATAGACAAGGTCGTCCTTGGGAATGGAAAGACACTAGCT GGAATTGGAATTAATGGTTTCTCATTAAACGGAACTACATTTCCTCTTGTTGATGGAAAAAATGCTGTGGTGAGTGAGTGCTCTGATTCCAG TTTTTGCATTGTAGGGTGCCTAAACAGCACTTTAGTGAAAGGCAAGATTGTTCTTTGCGATAAGCCTCAAGGAGATGATGGGGCTAGCAGTGCTGGTGCAGTTGGATCGATCTTGAAGAATGAACCGTTTGATTATGATGCTAGTATCTTCTTACTACCTGCATCTTCTTTAAGCGTTGACAGACATGATATAGTCGCATCCTACATTAATTCTACCAA AGAGCCTCGAGCGACCATTCTAAAGAGTGAAGCAGTAAAAGATCGTAATACCCCCAAAATTGCTTCATTTTCTTCACGTGGGCCGAATATCTTTGCACCAGAAATATTGAAG CCTGATATAACAGCCCCAGGGACAGAAATCTTGGCTGCATATTCACCGATTGCTTCACCCACATCTTACGATGAAGACAAGAGGCGTGTTAAGTACAGTATATTATCCGGAACCTCCATGGCTTGCCCCCACGCCTCGGGTGTGGCTGCATATGTCAAAACGTTTCACCCCAATTGGTCTGCTGCAGCCATCAAATCTGCCATTATGACTACCG CTTCGCCCATGAATGCAACCAAAAGTTTAGCAGCAGAATTTGCTTATGGATCTGGGCAAATCAATCCAACAAAAGCTGTTGATCCAGGACTTGTGTACGATGCTTCCAAAGAAGACTACATCAACTTGCTATGCAGTTTGGGCTATGATGAGAAGGACCTTAGACTCATTTCAGGAGATAACAGCACTTGCCCCAAAGTTTCCACAAAAACATTGGCCAGAAATCTGAATTATCCTTCAATGACGGCAATGGTCAAACCATCGAAGTCTTTTAATGTTACCTTTCACAGGACAGTTACGAATGTAGGCTATGCAAATTCCACTTACACGGCCACAACCTTCACAATATCCAAAGTGAAAATAGTCGTAGAGCCTGAAGTGCTCTCCTTCAAGTCCTTATATGAGAAGAAGTCTTTTGTGGTGTCTGTTACAGGAGGACAAAGAGTTCTGCCAACTGATTACTCAATGGCGTCCTCATCATTGGTATGGTCAGATGGCAGTCATAGTGTAAGGAGTCCAGTTTTTGTGTTTGCACTGTTAACTTGA
- the LOC142607022 gene encoding protein THYLAKOID ASSEMBLY 8-like, chloroplastic → MATRAFSRLRTPICTSILIRNLTRTSIIHHSLSLKPKVPALEPDCCKPIRGFKLYHDGRPRGPLWRGKKLIGKEALFVILGLKRFKDDEEKLEKFIKTHVLRLLKMDLIAVLSELERQEEVALAVKVFKVIRKQDWYRPDPYLYKDLIIALAKCQKMDDAMQLWEDMRKENLFPDSQTYTEMIRGFLRHGSPADAMNIYEDMTKSPEPPEELPFRILLKGLLPHPLLRNRVKQDFEELFPERHVYDPPEEIFGLR, encoded by the exons ATGGCAACTCGTGCATTTTCAAGACTGAGAACCCCAATTTGCACCTCGATACTCATTCGGAACCTAACAAGAACATCCATTATACACCACTCATTGTCTCTAAAACCCAAAGTTCCAGCATTAGAACCCGACTGCTGCAAACCCATACGTGGATTTAAGCTATACCATGATGGGAGACCCAGAGGACCCCTCTGGAGAGGCAAGAAGCTGATTGGCAAAGAAGCGCTTTTTGTAATATTGGGGTTAAAGAGGTTCAAGGATGATGAAGAGAAGCTTGAGAAGTTCATCAAGACCCATGTGCTAAGGCTCTTGAAGATGGATTTGATTGCTGTGCTATCTGAGCTTGAGCGCCAGGAAGAGGTTGCTTTGGCTGTCAAG GTGTTTAAAGTGATACGGAAGCAAGATTGGTACAGGCCTGATCCTTATCTGTATAAGGACTTGATTATTGCATTAGCAAAGTGTCAGAAAATGGATGATGCAATGCAGTTGTGGGAAGACATGAGAAAGGAGAATTTGTTCCCTGATTCTCAAACATACACGGAAATGATAAGGGGGTTCTTGAGGCATGGATCTCCTGCAGATGCAATGAACATATATGAAGACATGACAAAGTCTCCAGAACCACCTGAGGAATTGCCATTCAGGATTTTGCTGAAGGGACTTCTTCCACATCCCCTTTTGAGAAATAGAGTCAAACAAGATTTTGAGGAGCTCTTTCCTGAACGGCATGTGTACGATCCTCCAGAAGAGATCTTTGGCTTACGCTGA